A window from Prochlorococcus marinus CUG1435 encodes these proteins:
- a CDS encoding photosystem II biogenesis protein Psp29 translates to MSQHTLTLLRFTYKKLKEKLTVSDSKMLFHEQFPFVIPGLYKRIVDEMLVELNLLKHQNEFSQDYLFCVGLTETFKELTKGYKPEKHLDLLFESLCSSTNFEAKEIKEISQKSQKEFRDKSLKDILKLLIEKSNSKLYPSRVLNLGMYILISNSQDFKEKEESEINKMISDYFEKLGLSPQKAEKDIGIYKSSISKMEQAKELIEELRIKDKKKNQ, encoded by the coding sequence TTGAGTCAACATACGCTAACCTTATTAAGGTTTACATATAAAAAATTGAAAGAAAAACTGACTGTTTCAGATAGCAAAATGTTGTTTCATGAACAATTCCCTTTCGTTATTCCAGGTTTATATAAAAGGATAGTTGATGAAATGCTTGTCGAACTAAATCTTTTAAAACATCAAAATGAATTTTCACAAGATTATCTTTTTTGCGTTGGCCTCACCGAAACATTCAAAGAACTAACGAAAGGATACAAACCTGAGAAACATTTAGATCTTCTTTTTGAATCTTTATGCAGTTCAACCAATTTTGAAGCAAAGGAAATTAAGGAAATCTCTCAAAAATCTCAGAAGGAATTTAGGGATAAGTCATTAAAAGATATATTGAAATTATTAATAGAAAAAAGCAATTCCAAACTTTATCCATCAAGGGTATTGAACTTAGGAATGTACATATTAATTTCAAATTCGCAAGATTTTAAAGAAAAAGAAGAATCTGAGATTAATAAGATGATCTCTGACTATTTTGAAAAATTAGGATTATCTCCTCAAAAAGCTGAAAAAGATATTGGAATTTACAAAAGCAGTATTTCAAAAATGGAACAAGCCAAAGAATTAATCGAAGAACTTAGAATAAAGGATAAGAAAAAAAATCAATAA
- the petN gene encoding cytochrome b6-f complex subunit PetN: MIYQIGWAALAAIFTFSIAMVVWGRNGDGSIDV, from the coding sequence ATGATTTATCAAATAGGTTGGGCTGCATTAGCTGCAATTTTTACTTTTTCAATTGCAATGGTTGTTTGGGGAAGAAATGGCGATGGTTCTATTGATGTATGA